A single window of Larimichthys crocea isolate SSNF chromosome XII, L_crocea_2.0, whole genome shotgun sequence DNA harbors:
- the mrps14 gene encoding small ribosomal subunit protein uS14m — MNMAAHRIACLGLNALYSSVCAPQQALRTCWGAVEQVRGYYVDWRMLRDLKRRQMAFDYADERLRINALRKNTILPKELQEVADKEIAELPRDSCPVRIRNRCIMTSRPRGVKRRWRLSRIVFRHLADHNQMSGIQRARW; from the exons atgaacatggCCGCACACAGGATAGCATGTTTGGGGTTGAACGCCCTTTATTCCTCCGTCTGCGCTCCTCAGCAG GCCCTGAGGACCTGCTGGGGGGCGGTGGAGCAGGTGAGAGGTTACTACGTTGACTGGAGGATGCTGAGGGACCTCAAGAGAAGACAGATGGCCTTTGACTATGCCGATGAGAGGCTACGGATCAATGCATTGAGGAAGAACACCATCCTGCCCAAAGAGCTTCAG gaggTGGCAGATAAAGAAATTGCAGAATTACCCAGAGACAGCTGTCCTGTGAGAATACGCAACAGGTGTATAATGACTTCCAGACCTCGGGGAGTGAAGCGGAGGTGGCGACTAAGCCGGATTGTCTTCCGTCACTTAGCTGACCACAACCAGATGTCTGGGATTCAGAGGGCAAGGTGGTGA